Proteins from one Terriglobus tenax genomic window:
- a CDS encoding alpha/beta fold hydrolase: MILNRRTFFLASVLILVTLPTFGQNTAPKAEANYPIVFVHGNGDDAAKWVGILWLFESNGYPKDRLYAIRFSNPAARTDDTKPEANRSSTVDAAAELSSIVTRVLLETHSSKVILVGSSRGGLTIRNYIQHGGGRNNVAAAILAGTPNHGVLVSTANPNGEFNGGGHYLQDLNQAGEDGNEVVAGVRFLTLRSDKLDKYAQPTGIASGAPQTSTGISFDGPALRGGTNLVLPNLDHRELAFAPAAFREMFRFVTGAEPKTLTVQPEPTVQISGVVTGFAGIAPTNLPLQGIHLKIFAVGKDGVGDAAPLYAVTTSADGQWGPFNASSTQEYCFDLEMEGRHVRYYKAPLPRSTALLNLRFAPVPRDTATRPAGAELLLISRPQGYFSRERDPVTVNGNPLSEEPQGLPVRDSFLTAVNGTKAVYVTLRGETIIAQPSNDLSKELPIIDFLW; this comes from the coding sequence ATGATCCTGAATCGACGAACCTTCTTCCTGGCCTCTGTGCTGATTCTTGTTACGCTTCCGACCTTCGGGCAGAACACCGCTCCGAAGGCGGAAGCCAACTACCCCATCGTCTTTGTTCACGGCAACGGAGACGATGCGGCCAAATGGGTTGGCATCCTCTGGCTGTTTGAGTCGAATGGCTATCCCAAGGACCGGCTCTATGCCATCCGCTTCTCAAATCCCGCGGCGCGTACGGATGACACCAAGCCGGAAGCGAACCGTTCTTCTACCGTGGATGCGGCAGCGGAGTTGAGCAGCATAGTCACCCGGGTTTTGCTTGAGACGCACAGCAGCAAGGTCATCCTGGTAGGCAGCAGTCGAGGAGGCCTTACCATCCGCAACTACATTCAACATGGTGGCGGCCGCAACAATGTGGCAGCGGCCATTCTTGCAGGCACACCAAATCATGGTGTCCTTGTCTCAACCGCTAACCCGAACGGAGAGTTCAACGGTGGCGGCCACTATCTGCAAGACCTGAACCAGGCCGGTGAAGATGGCAATGAAGTCGTTGCAGGCGTCCGCTTCCTGACACTGCGGAGCGACAAGCTGGATAAATATGCGCAACCCACAGGCATCGCCTCCGGGGCGCCGCAAACCAGTACCGGCATCAGCTTCGATGGCCCCGCATTACGCGGAGGGACGAACCTGGTTCTTCCTAACCTGGACCACCGTGAGCTCGCCTTTGCACCTGCGGCCTTCCGCGAGATGTTCCGCTTTGTTACTGGAGCAGAACCCAAAACGCTCACCGTACAGCCTGAGCCCACGGTACAAATCTCCGGCGTCGTTACAGGGTTTGCCGGCATTGCTCCAACGAACCTGCCCCTGCAGGGGATTCATCTCAAGATCTTTGCTGTTGGGAAAGACGGCGTTGGCGATGCAGCCCCCCTGTACGCCGTTACCACCAGTGCGGATGGGCAATGGGGGCCGTTCAACGCTTCTTCCACGCAGGAGTACTGCTTCGACCTGGAGATGGAAGGTCGTCATGTCCGCTATTACAAAGCCCCCCTGCCACGGTCGACAGCATTGCTGAACCTGCGGTTCGCTCCGGTTCCCCGCGATACGGCGACTCGTCCGGCGGGAGCAGAGCTTCTGCTCATCTCTCGTCCGCAAGGCTACTTTTCGCGCGAACGTGATCCTGTCACAGTGAACGGCAATCCACTTTCGGAAGAGCCACAGGGACTTCCTGTCCGCGATTCGTTTCTGACTGCTGTAAACGGCACGAAGGCCGTCTACGTTACGCTACGCGGCGAAACGATCATTGCTCAACCTTCGAATGATCTTTCAAAGGAGCTGCCAATCATCGACTTTCTTTGGTAG
- a CDS encoding phytoene desaturase family protein, whose product MNPEWDAIIVGAGPNGFAAAITLQRAGLRTLLLEGAATTGGGTRSAELTLPGFLHDVCSAIHPMAAVSPFLRSLPLQELGLTLIEPPVQAAHPFDDGETAALYRSLAETEATLDDADRSRYHQTFAPLVEAWPRLIDDVLGPLHLPRHPMDIARFGLQAFRSASSFVGQFSGKKAKGLFAGMAAHSFLELDQAASAAIGLTLSIVGHTNGWPIPKGGSQSIATALEQYYLSLGGVLHTNTEVKSLAQLPTARAVLFDLTPKQLLRIAGESFSDSYRGRLTKYRYGMGVFKMDWALSGPTPFTAEACRLAGTVHIGGTFEEIARSESDAAKGRHSQRPFVLFAQQSIFDASRAPTGKHTAWAYCHVPNGSTVDMSEAIERQIERFAPGFRDLILARRTANTAQMELYNPNFVGGDINGGAIDITQLFTRPVAAISPYRTSAKGIYLCSSSTPPGGGVHGMCGYHAALRAMKDIFPGTLPKHG is encoded by the coding sequence TTGAATCCAGAATGGGATGCCATTATCGTAGGCGCTGGGCCAAATGGCTTCGCCGCAGCCATTACGCTGCAACGTGCCGGCCTGCGCACTCTGCTGCTTGAAGGGGCTGCCACGACCGGTGGAGGCACGCGTTCAGCGGAACTCACGCTCCCAGGCTTCCTTCATGATGTTTGCTCTGCAATTCATCCCATGGCGGCAGTTTCTCCCTTCCTGCGGTCGCTGCCGCTGCAGGAACTCGGCCTCACTCTCATTGAGCCTCCCGTGCAGGCCGCTCATCCTTTTGACGATGGTGAAACCGCCGCACTCTATCGCTCACTTGCCGAGACAGAAGCAACACTCGACGACGCTGATCGTAGCCGCTATCACCAAACCTTTGCTCCACTGGTAGAGGCATGGCCCAGGCTGATCGACGATGTTTTGGGCCCGCTGCATCTCCCCAGGCATCCCATGGACATAGCCCGGTTCGGGCTACAGGCTTTCCGTTCCGCAAGCAGTTTTGTCGGGCAGTTCAGCGGTAAAAAAGCAAAAGGGCTTTTTGCTGGAATGGCGGCACACTCCTTCCTGGAACTCGACCAGGCCGCCTCTGCCGCCATAGGTCTTACGCTGTCGATCGTCGGCCACACGAACGGGTGGCCAATTCCAAAGGGAGGATCGCAGAGCATCGCGACGGCTCTTGAGCAGTATTACCTTTCCCTTGGTGGCGTTCTGCACACCAATACAGAAGTAAAGTCCCTGGCTCAGCTTCCCACTGCTCGCGCTGTGCTCTTCGATCTCACGCCAAAGCAGTTACTGCGTATCGCCGGAGAAAGTTTTTCAGACTCCTATCGCGGAAGACTGACGAAGTATCGCTATGGGATGGGAGTCTTCAAGATGGACTGGGCGTTGAGTGGGCCCACTCCTTTTACAGCGGAAGCCTGCCGCCTCGCCGGCACCGTACACATCGGCGGCACCTTTGAAGAGATTGCCCGGTCGGAATCCGATGCGGCGAAGGGCCGCCATAGTCAGCGCCCTTTCGTGTTGTTTGCGCAGCAGAGCATCTTCGATGCGAGCCGCGCACCCACGGGCAAACACACAGCCTGGGCATACTGCCATGTGCCCAATGGCTCTACGGTCGATATGTCTGAAGCCATCGAGCGGCAGATAGAGCGTTTTGCACCGGGTTTTCGTGACCTGATTCTGGCTCGTCGCACGGCAAACACCGCCCAGATGGAGCTCTACAACCCGAACTTCGTCGGAGGAGATATCAATGGCGGGGCCATCGATATCACGCAACTCTTCACCCGGCCCGTTGCAGCAATCTCGCCGTACCGCACCTCAGCCAAAGGCATTTATCTCTGTTCTTCTTCCACCCCCCCGGGCGGTGGCGTGCACGGTATGTGCGGCTACCACGCGGCTCTACGCGCAATGAAAGATATTTTTCCTGGGACGCTGCCAAAACACGGCTGA
- a CDS encoding TonB-dependent receptor, with protein sequence MKAPSIRKAAARMVALLVVLMTSAYAIAQIATGTITGRVTDQSGGVVTEADVSVIRPDTGLVIKTRTNASGIYSVGSLNTGDYTVEVTHPGFATTRSATTLAVGQTSQVDIALGVGAVTEMIDVQGDGSAQLHTQDSTLSFVVGARQVSDLPLNGRNPYGLAALSPGIVPGGNFGAGLSSTRGAVVAAATNNFQSNGGYGGSNEILLDGLSVIVCCQGQPPLTPSVEIVDQFSVITSVPAAQFGRSSGGILNIVTKTGTNRLHGDVYEYFRNDQLDAANFFTKRTGIYPIPTRKDFRLPRKFNQFGGFVSGPVRIPWLYNGHDKTFFTFGYEGQQNRNSTFATITVPTALARQGIFTEAPKPIYDPNNVNNGTRTILPAACGGGTCYSAGRYVANINPVAAALLPLIPAPNASGLVNNYSFSRGISDTDHQFNFRVDHNFTPTQRTFVRGTRSTNKHHENDLFNRADGPYGINQKITAYLFALGHSWTVSPSLLVQFSYGFNFQRNQQIPQNIGPNPGNYGFSSTFASQQQVSGIPLIQLGGLQQIGNQAAANYFTHFAHMLGGSAILQRGNHTLTFGYDGRLNIENTQTLANPAGSISFDSALTNGPGVNDTVPANQSQFNSFAAFLLGAPTTSNITRQSTIALTQPYHAFYLQDDWRILPSLTLNLGVRYDLEFGFKDRYNRWADFDPNATNPLAQQTGLSFTGGAAYVGTGNYSSRFFKPGKTSVGPRAGFSWKPLANTVVRGGFGILYIPTTQRGYSAGTMGYSQQTTFQTVNTASPANTFANPFPTGISYPAGAAAGVQVANGGSVNALLYNNPISYQEQWNFGIEQQLTRKLIMTLNYAGGHGVHLPINGRPNDLLPSLFGAPGDQNQVAYLQANVTNPFQGKVSPGSLNSQPVVQRIQLLSPFPQYGTNNAMQNYSLTYQYQGQGTTSFNGLQAGLQFRGKNGSGSVFYTWSKLLGDVSDLTNGFLNSTGNPSYQNYYLRKQYERSNLATDVPHRIVGSITYALPFGKGQFFGSNVPGYVNQVIGGWRLNLIASVQSGFALNIGQSGGAAFSGARPTYTGTASPLTSGNTHNRLGGTGQTQSYLNPAAFRLSQSFELGNVPRSAAAIRGPLGFQDDLSAIKEFPIHEDIHLQFRLEAFNVLNKVQFGLPNGTFNTSSFGQITSQANTPRNVQLALKLMF encoded by the coding sequence ATGAAAGCACCATCCATTAGAAAAGCTGCCGCACGCATGGTGGCTCTGCTCGTTGTTCTGATGACATCTGCCTATGCAATCGCTCAGATCGCCACCGGAACTATTACCGGTCGTGTTACCGATCAATCGGGCGGAGTCGTAACGGAAGCCGATGTCTCAGTCATCCGCCCGGATACCGGGCTCGTCATCAAGACCAGAACCAACGCCTCCGGCATCTACTCGGTTGGCTCGCTCAACACCGGCGACTACACCGTTGAGGTCACTCACCCTGGCTTCGCCACCACTCGCTCCGCAACCACTCTCGCCGTCGGACAGACCTCGCAGGTCGACATTGCTCTCGGCGTAGGCGCCGTCACCGAGATGATCGATGTCCAGGGCGATGGCTCTGCGCAGCTTCACACGCAGGACTCCACCCTGTCCTTCGTCGTCGGCGCGCGGCAGGTTTCTGACCTTCCTCTGAATGGACGCAACCCGTATGGCCTCGCCGCTCTTTCCCCCGGCATCGTTCCCGGCGGAAACTTCGGTGCTGGTCTCAGTAGCACACGCGGAGCCGTCGTTGCCGCAGCCACCAACAACTTCCAGTCCAACGGTGGCTACGGCGGATCGAACGAGATCCTGCTCGACGGTCTTTCCGTTATCGTCTGCTGCCAGGGCCAGCCCCCGCTGACGCCCTCCGTTGAGATCGTCGACCAGTTCAGCGTCATCACCTCCGTGCCCGCAGCCCAGTTTGGCCGCTCCAGCGGCGGCATCCTCAACATCGTCACCAAGACCGGCACCAACCGCCTGCATGGCGACGTCTATGAATACTTCCGCAACGACCAGCTGGATGCGGCGAACTTCTTTACCAAGCGTACTGGTATCTATCCCATCCCGACCCGCAAGGATTTCCGCCTGCCGCGTAAGTTCAATCAGTTTGGCGGCTTCGTCAGTGGTCCGGTGCGCATTCCGTGGCTCTACAACGGCCACGACAAGACCTTCTTCACCTTCGGATACGAGGGCCAGCAGAACCGCAATTCCACCTTCGCTACGATCACTGTGCCCACTGCGCTGGCGCGCCAGGGCATCTTCACGGAAGCGCCGAAGCCGATCTACGATCCGAACAATGTGAACAACGGAACCCGAACGATCCTTCCGGCTGCATGTGGTGGCGGCACCTGCTACTCAGCCGGCCGCTACGTGGCCAACATCAATCCCGTGGCGGCAGCTCTGCTCCCGTTGATCCCGGCGCCGAACGCTTCGGGACTCGTGAATAACTACAGCTTCTCGCGTGGCATCAGCGATACGGACCACCAGTTCAACTTCCGCGTGGACCACAACTTCACGCCAACGCAGCGTACGTTCGTGCGTGGAACGCGCTCTACCAATAAGCACCATGAGAATGACCTGTTCAATCGGGCAGATGGGCCTTACGGAATCAACCAGAAGATTACGGCGTACTTGTTTGCGCTTGGGCATTCATGGACGGTATCGCCGTCGCTCCTGGTGCAGTTCTCCTATGGATTCAACTTCCAGCGGAATCAGCAGATCCCGCAGAACATTGGACCGAATCCTGGTAACTATGGCTTCTCCTCCACCTTTGCTTCGCAGCAGCAGGTTTCTGGCATTCCCCTGATTCAGCTGGGTGGTTTGCAGCAGATCGGTAACCAGGCTGCAGCTAACTACTTCACGCACTTCGCGCATATGCTTGGCGGTTCCGCCATTCTGCAGCGTGGTAATCACACGTTGACGTTTGGTTATGACGGACGCTTGAACATTGAGAATACACAGACGCTTGCCAACCCGGCAGGAAGCATCTCATTTGACTCAGCGCTCACCAACGGTCCGGGAGTGAATGACACGGTGCCTGCGAACCAGTCGCAGTTCAACTCTTTCGCAGCCTTCCTGCTGGGCGCTCCGACAACCTCGAACATCACCCGCCAATCGACCATTGCTTTGACACAGCCGTATCATGCGTTCTACCTGCAGGATGACTGGCGTATCCTGCCCTCACTCACGCTGAACCTCGGCGTGCGTTACGACCTGGAGTTCGGCTTCAAGGACCGGTACAACCGCTGGGCCGATTTCGACCCCAACGCAACCAACCCCCTGGCACAGCAAACGGGTCTCTCCTTCACTGGTGGAGCCGCGTATGTTGGAACTGGCAACTATAGCTCACGCTTCTTCAAACCAGGTAAGACATCCGTCGGTCCGCGTGCAGGCTTCTCTTGGAAACCGTTGGCCAATACCGTTGTGCGTGGTGGATTCGGCATTCTCTATATCCCCACGACGCAGCGCGGTTACTCTGCCGGAACGATGGGCTATTCGCAGCAGACGACCTTCCAGACGGTCAATACTGCGTCACCTGCCAACACCTTTGCCAATCCGTTTCCGACGGGAATTTCTTACCCTGCTGGAGCGGCTGCCGGAGTGCAGGTCGCGAATGGTGGTTCGGTCAACGCTCTTCTCTATAACAATCCAATCTCCTACCAGGAGCAGTGGAACTTCGGCATCGAGCAGCAGCTTACGCGCAAGCTGATTATGACGTTGAACTACGCTGGTGGACACGGTGTACATCTTCCCATCAACGGACGCCCGAACGATCTTCTGCCAAGCCTGTTCGGTGCGCCGGGAGATCAGAACCAGGTTGCCTACCTGCAGGCGAATGTAACGAATCCCTTCCAGGGGAAGGTTTCGCCGGGATCTCTCAACTCTCAGCCAGTCGTTCAACGTATCCAACTGTTATCGCCCTTCCCGCAATATGGAACGAACAATGCGATGCAGAACTATTCGCTGACGTACCAGTATCAGGGGCAGGGAACCACGAGCTTCAACGGTCTGCAGGCAGGCCTGCAGTTCCGCGGCAAGAACGGTTCGGGATCGGTCTTCTACACCTGGTCGAAGCTGCTGGGTGATGTCAGTGATCTTACGAATGGATTCCTGAACAGTACCGGCAATCCGTCGTATCAGAACTACTATCTCCGCAAGCAGTATGAGCGCTCGAACCTGGCAACGGACGTGCCTCACCGCATCGTGGGCAGCATCACGTATGCGCTGCCTTTCGGCAAAGGACAGTTCTTCGGAAGCAATGTGCCTGGGTATGTCAACCAGGTTATTGGCGGATGGCGTTTGAACCTGATCGCTTCTGTCCAGTCCGGCTTTGCTTTGAATATCGGGCAGAGCGGTGGGGCAGCATTCTCAGGAGCTCGTCCGACGTACACGGGAACTGCTTCTCCGCTGACCAGCGGCAACACACACAATCGGCTGGGGGGCACCGGACAGACTCAGAGCTATCTGAATCCAGCGGCCTTCCGTTTGAGCCAGTCGTTTGAGCTTGGCAATGTGCCTCGCTCTGCGGCGGCGATCCGTGGTCCCCTTGGCTTCCAGGACGACCTTTCAGCCATCAAGGAATTTCCTATCCACGAGGACATCCACCTGCAGTTCCGTCTGGAAGCCTTCAATGTGCTCAATAAGGTACAGTTCGGTCTTCCGAATGGGACCTTCAACACCTCATCCTTCGGTCAGATTACATCGCAGGCAAACACACCCCGCAATGTACAGCTGGCTTTGAAGCTGATGTTCTAA
- a CDS encoding TonB-dependent receptor, which yields MRKLFTLLVCLISLSVAGLAQFDTGAVLGSVTDEAKLPVSDAKITLEDVNRGTRFSIVSDASGVFQFPSVPIGRYHIRTEHAGFGAQVSQDFDLTIGSRQRVDFQLHAEQVLTVVDVQASVPLVQIDSSDRGQTIGSAQIRELPLNGRYYSDLVLLSTGVMRSPSSYGTSSSFREGSFNVNGLRSTTNNFVLDGLDNNYFGTSNQGFANQVVQPPPDAIAEFRLITNNQPAEYGRSGGGTIIASLRSGTNQFHGTVWEFIRNTEFNANGYFKASNGKPRLNRNQFGFTFGGPIWKDKTFFFTDYEGYREVSSTVASATLPTISQRQGSLGVPVRNPYTGALYADGRIPSTDIIRFASTVLAALPALTSATSGANYTSLYRITDRRNKGDIRIDHYMSDKIRIFGRYDQSQFNVFDPGLITGLAGGGGNGTQIVPIQAMAAGLTWTISDRTLLDVGFGYSQSSAGKSPPLAGGPSMLDLFGIPGLPTDPAYTGGISSETLIGFSALGRQATSPQFQHPKLYDPKINLTHIFGTHTLKAGAEYQWLGVRTLDVNPILGRDVYSALFSAPAVGTLLPNGSTVTAAQISANQALYSLADFLYGARNQYQLVNPGYVNHRQQAGFFYAQDDWKLHKTLTLNLGLRYELVTPFYEKDNLLSNYDPVSNSMILAKSGSIYDRALVNMDTNNFAPRIGASWSVSPSTVVHGGFSMGYINTNRTGTSYLAYNAPRFILATVTQSDPRASSFRTTQQGFPADFTSSATFNPRASTVQYIPRDTPSGQVQSYYVSVQRQLPYRWLIDVGYVGNNGKNLIIINDINQARPNALNENTNVELRRPNQAFSSIAATLPYGTSSYNGLQIRLEKQASKGFYFLNSFTWSKTLDIASQAFDSNNGNGTSVQNINNVQADHGISNYNRPFNNVTSVVYELPFGRGRSYLANTSRLLDYALGGWDVNTIVNMRSGEPFTLSYTANAQQQVVPVLSVLGRNSYRPDVSGSVLAPEGTRSPTNYLNRANVSVPLYYSPFGNSGRNTVRGYAFYQTDLGISKRFPITERIGLLFRAEAFNLFNRSNFAAPDGNISNATFGVITSTYPPRQLQFALKVQF from the coding sequence ATGCGCAAACTATTTACTCTGTTGGTCTGCCTCATCTCCCTCTCTGTCGCAGGTCTTGCCCAGTTCGATACGGGCGCCGTGCTCGGAAGCGTTACCGACGAAGCAAAGCTTCCGGTTTCAGACGCAAAGATCACGCTCGAGGATGTGAATCGTGGGACCCGCTTCTCGATTGTTTCGGACGCAAGCGGCGTTTTTCAATTTCCATCCGTGCCCATTGGGCGTTATCACATTCGTACCGAGCATGCTGGTTTCGGCGCGCAGGTGAGCCAGGACTTCGACCTCACAATCGGTTCCAGGCAGCGCGTCGACTTCCAGCTTCACGCGGAGCAGGTACTCACGGTGGTGGACGTGCAGGCCAGTGTTCCGCTGGTCCAGATTGACAGCTCGGACCGCGGCCAGACGATTGGTTCCGCACAGATCCGCGAACTTCCCCTGAATGGACGCTACTACTCTGACCTTGTGCTGCTGAGCACAGGCGTCATGCGCTCCCCCAGTTCCTACGGCACCAGCAGTTCGTTCCGTGAAGGATCGTTCAACGTAAACGGTTTGCGCAGCACAACGAATAATTTTGTTCTCGACGGCCTGGACAACAACTACTTTGGTACTTCGAACCAGGGATTTGCAAACCAGGTTGTGCAGCCGCCGCCAGACGCCATTGCGGAGTTCCGCCTGATCACCAATAACCAGCCAGCGGAGTACGGACGCAGTGGCGGCGGCACGATCATCGCCAGCCTGCGCAGTGGCACAAACCAGTTTCATGGAACTGTCTGGGAGTTCATTCGCAATACAGAATTCAACGCGAACGGATACTTCAAGGCGTCCAACGGCAAGCCTCGTCTGAACCGGAACCAGTTTGGCTTCACCTTTGGCGGACCGATCTGGAAGGACAAGACCTTTTTCTTTACCGATTATGAAGGCTATCGCGAGGTCTCTTCGACTGTTGCGTCAGCGACGCTGCCTACGATCTCTCAGCGTCAGGGATCGCTTGGTGTGCCCGTGCGGAACCCTTATACCGGCGCACTGTATGCCGATGGACGTATTCCCTCCACGGATATCATCCGTTTCGCCAGCACGGTGCTGGCGGCGCTTCCTGCGCTCACCTCTGCCACCAGCGGAGCCAACTATACCAGCCTTTATCGCATTACCGATCGTCGCAACAAGGGCGACATCCGCATTGACCATTACATGTCGGATAAGATCCGCATTTTCGGCCGTTACGATCAGAGCCAGTTCAATGTATTTGATCCGGGCCTGATTACGGGCCTGGCAGGCGGCGGCGGCAATGGCACACAGATCGTTCCGATCCAGGCGATGGCCGCCGGCCTGACCTGGACGATCAGCGATCGTACCCTGCTGGATGTGGGCTTCGGTTACTCGCAGTCTTCTGCCGGAAAGAGCCCGCCGCTGGCCGGCGGACCCAGCATGCTGGACCTGTTCGGCATCCCTGGCCTTCCCACGGACCCTGCCTATACGGGCGGTATCTCTTCTGAAACGCTTATTGGCTTCAGCGCATTGGGACGCCAGGCCACAAGTCCGCAGTTTCAGCACCCAAAGCTCTACGACCCCAAGATTAACCTGACGCATATCTTTGGCACTCACACGCTGAAGGCCGGCGCAGAGTACCAGTGGCTGGGTGTGCGCACCCTCGACGTCAATCCGATCCTGGGACGTGATGTTTACTCCGCCCTCTTCTCTGCCCCTGCTGTTGGCACGCTGTTGCCGAATGGCAGCACGGTTACGGCAGCACAGATCAGCGCCAACCAGGCACTCTATAGCCTTGCCGACTTTCTTTATGGAGCTCGCAACCAGTACCAGCTTGTGAACCCCGGCTACGTCAATCACCGCCAGCAGGCTGGCTTCTTCTATGCGCAGGATGACTGGAAGCTGCATAAGACCCTGACACTCAACCTTGGCCTGCGCTACGAACTGGTGACTCCGTTCTATGAAAAGGACAACCTGCTCTCCAACTACGATCCCGTCAGCAACTCCATGATTCTGGCGAAGTCCGGATCGATCTATGATCGCGCCCTGGTCAATATGGACACCAACAACTTCGCTCCGCGCATCGGAGCTTCGTGGAGCGTTAGTCCCAGCACGGTTGTGCATGGCGGCTTCTCGATGGGCTATATCAACACCAACCGTACGGGCACCAGCTACCTTGCGTACAACGCACCGCGCTTTATCCTTGCCACGGTAACGCAGTCCGATCCCCGGGCGTCGTCCTTCCGTACAACGCAGCAGGGTTTCCCGGCAGACTTTACCTCGTCGGCCACCTTCAATCCCCGCGCCAGCACGGTGCAGTACATTCCCCGCGATACGCCGTCCGGGCAGGTGCAGAGCTACTACGTCTCCGTACAGCGACAACTTCCATACCGCTGGCTTATCGATGTAGGCTATGTCGGCAACAATGGCAAGAACCTGATCATCATCAATGACATCAACCAGGCTCGCCCGAACGCGCTGAACGAAAACACCAACGTGGAGCTGCGCCGCCCCAACCAGGCCTTCAGCTCCATCGCCGCGACACTGCCCTATGGCACTTCCAGCTACAACGGTCTGCAGATCCGACTCGAAAAGCAGGCCTCAAAAGGCTTCTACTTCCTGAACAGCTTTACATGGTCCAAGACGCTTGATATCGCATCGCAGGCCTTTGACAGCAACAACGGCAACGGTACCAGCGTGCAGAACATCAACAACGTCCAGGCTGACCATGGAATATCCAACTACAACCGTCCTTTCAACAATGTCACCAGCGTTGTCTATGAGCTGCCCTTCGGCCGTGGACGCAGCTACCTTGCCAATACTTCACGTCTTCTCGACTACGCGCTGGGCGGCTGGGATGTAAATACGATCGTCAACATGCGCTCCGGTGAACCCTTTACCCTGTCGTACACCGCCAACGCACAGCAGCAGGTGGTGCCGGTGCTCTCCGTCCTTGGCCGCAACAGCTATCGTCCGGACGTGAGCGGCTCCGTGCTGGCACCGGAAGGTACACGCAGCCCCACCAACTACCTCAACCGTGCCAACGTAAGCGTCCCGCTCTACTACAGCCCTTTCGGCAACTCGGGTCGCAACACGGTCCGTGGATACGCTTTCTACCAGACTGACCTTGGCATCTCGAAGCGCTTCCCCATCACGGAACGGATTGGGTTACTCTTCCGTGCAGAGGCTTTCAATCTTTTCAACCGCTCTAACTTCGCTGCACCGGATGGCAATATCTCCAACGCCACCTTCGGTGTCATCACCTCCACCTATCCTCCGCGTCAGCTCCAGTTTGCTCTGAAGGTGCAGTTTTAA
- a CDS encoding GH1 family beta-glucosidase: protein MRRRDFLKSSSLLAATPLALSLPEAIAAPQPSSAPQALAFPKGFVWGTATASYQVEGAVKEDGRGPSVWDTFSHLPGAIVHNDTGDVADDFYHRYKEDIQLMKRLGVKGFRFSIAWPRVFPEGKGSANPKGLDFYKRLIDELHANGIEPFCTLFHWDLPQPLQDQYAGWRGRETAEAFGEYASYVSKQLNDRIRYWMTINELNSYINLAYSENPIHAPKLKSTPKQLAQTSHYALLGHGLAVQAIRANASKARVGIAQNTNGAMPVVETPEHIAAAKKAIRHFNEAYEVPMLEGKYSERYLSKLGADAPRFTSEEMKTIAQPLDFYGVNIYSTTEVMAADNEDGYIVPKRPASYPHLTADWLYYNPQSLYWTPRLMRDVWGLKEIYITENGCAADDTLTDGRVLDTDRVNLLRNYLTQLQRATAEGIPVRGYFLWSMLDNFEWTMGYSQRFGITYVDYATQKRTPKLSYEFYQAVIASNRLA, encoded by the coding sequence ATGCGCCGCCGCGATTTTTTGAAATCCAGTTCTCTTCTTGCTGCAACGCCTCTCGCGCTCTCTCTGCCCGAGGCCATCGCTGCACCCCAACCTTCCAGTGCTCCGCAGGCTCTCGCTTTTCCAAAAGGATTTGTATGGGGCACTGCAACCGCGTCATACCAGGTGGAGGGCGCTGTAAAGGAAGACGGCCGTGGGCCGTCTGTGTGGGATACGTTCTCGCATCTTCCCGGGGCAATCGTCCACAACGATACCGGCGATGTGGCGGATGACTTTTATCACCGCTACAAGGAAGATATCCAGCTGATGAAGCGCCTGGGTGTCAAGGGCTTCCGGTTTTCCATTGCCTGGCCACGCGTTTTTCCTGAAGGCAAGGGCTCTGCGAATCCGAAAGGTCTGGACTTTTACAAGCGGCTGATTGACGAGTTGCATGCCAATGGCATTGAGCCATTTTGCACGTTGTTCCATTGGGATTTGCCTCAGCCGCTGCAAGACCAATACGCGGGCTGGCGTGGCCGTGAGACGGCAGAGGCCTTTGGCGAATACGCTAGCTATGTTTCAAAGCAGTTGAACGACAGAATTCGCTACTGGATGACGATCAACGAGCTGAACAGCTATATCAACCTGGCATATAGCGAGAATCCTATCCACGCGCCTAAACTCAAATCCACACCAAAGCAGCTTGCCCAGACATCGCACTACGCATTGCTGGGGCATGGATTGGCTGTGCAGGCGATCCGGGCGAACGCGAGTAAAGCCCGCGTTGGGATTGCACAGAATACGAATGGGGCAATGCCTGTTGTCGAAACACCTGAACACATTGCAGCGGCTAAGAAAGCGATCCGTCATTTCAACGAGGCGTACGAAGTTCCAATGCTGGAAGGCAAGTACTCGGAGCGGTATCTCAGCAAGCTCGGCGCCGACGCTCCACGGTTCACTTCAGAAGAGATGAAGACCATTGCGCAGCCGCTCGACTTCTATGGAGTGAACATCTACTCCACGACCGAGGTAATGGCTGCCGACAACGAGGATGGATATATCGTTCCGAAACGTCCTGCCTCCTATCCGCACCTAACGGCTGACTGGCTTTATTACAATCCGCAGTCACTGTACTGGACCCCGCGTCTGATGCGCGATGTGTGGGGTCTGAAGGAGATTTACATTACGGAAAATGGCTGCGCGGCAGATGACACTCTGACGGATGGCCGCGTTCTGGATACGGACCGGGTTAATCTGCTTCGGAACTATCTGACCCAGTTGCAGCGAGCAACCGCGGAAGGAATTCCGGTACGCGGGTATTTTCTCTGGAGTATGTTGGATAACTTTGAGTGGACGATGGGATACTCGCAGCGTTTCGGCATTACGTATGTGGATTACGCGACGCAGAAGCGGACACCGAAGCTGTCCTACGAGTTCTACCAGGCTGTGATCGCCAGCAATCGGCTGGCATAG